A single genomic interval of Streptomyces sp. NBC_00663 harbors:
- a CDS encoding sensor histidine kinase, translating to MGPMHLTTVPVRPRLGERVVAALTRDPRTAPHATRNDAVLAAVLAVLAAILAAFTDTLRHPDALGWTLLIAAHVPLVWRRRRPLLVLAAVVVLVIPYHALDNNHGAPVPASLVALYTVTVTQRPLRSILVGAAGLAVSLTVMLTFGEHKQAADLVRTYGWVLAVLFIGIDVRYYRQYVASLVERAERAERTREEEARRRVAEERLRIARDLHDLLAHTITLIGVQTSVAAHVLSADPERLDRETIAKALNDIADTCRTARGELRTTLEVLREQGAAAAETRGPLPGLDGVPDLVEAARLAGARVTQTVRTGETPPAVGAAAYRIVQEALTNAVRHAGAEPAVRVEVYEEQGALRLAVTDDGAGATGSGSSSAGGFGLVGMRERARSVGGTLDAGPRAGGGFEVTAVLPLRGALEGAG from the coding sequence ATGGGCCCCATGCATCTCACCACGGTCCCGGTGCGGCCACGCCTGGGCGAACGCGTCGTGGCGGCGCTCACCCGCGACCCCAGGACCGCGCCGCACGCCACCCGCAACGACGCGGTGCTGGCGGCCGTACTCGCCGTACTCGCCGCGATCCTCGCGGCCTTCACCGACACCCTCCGCCACCCCGACGCCCTGGGCTGGACGCTGCTGATCGCCGCCCATGTGCCGCTGGTGTGGCGCAGGCGGCGACCGCTGCTCGTGCTCGCCGCGGTGGTGGTGCTCGTCATCCCGTACCACGCTCTCGACAACAACCACGGCGCGCCCGTCCCCGCCTCGCTCGTCGCGCTGTACACGGTCACCGTCACCCAGCGCCCCCTCCGCTCGATCCTGGTCGGCGCCGCGGGCCTCGCCGTCTCCCTGACCGTGATGCTCACCTTCGGCGAGCACAAACAGGCGGCCGACCTGGTGCGCACCTACGGCTGGGTGCTCGCCGTCCTCTTCATCGGCATCGACGTCCGCTACTACCGCCAGTACGTCGCTTCCCTCGTCGAACGCGCCGAACGCGCCGAACGCACCCGCGAGGAGGAGGCGCGCCGCCGGGTCGCCGAGGAACGCCTGCGCATCGCCCGCGACCTGCACGACCTCCTCGCCCACACCATCACCCTGATCGGCGTCCAGACCTCGGTGGCCGCGCACGTCCTGTCCGCCGACCCCGAACGCCTGGACCGCGAGACGATCGCCAAGGCCCTCAACGACATCGCCGACACCTGCCGCACCGCCCGCGGCGAGTTGCGTACGACGCTGGAGGTGCTGCGCGAACAGGGCGCCGCCGCCGCGGAGACACGCGGCCCGCTGCCCGGCCTCGACGGCGTCCCCGACCTGGTGGAGGCGGCCCGGCTGGCAGGCGCACGGGTCACCCAGACCGTACGGACCGGCGAGACCCCGCCCGCCGTGGGCGCCGCGGCCTACCGCATCGTGCAGGAGGCCCTGACGAACGCGGTGCGGCACGCGGGGGCGGAGCCGGCGGTGCGGGTGGAGGTGTACGAGGAGCAGGGCGCTCTCCGGCTGGCCGTCACGGACGACGGGGCGGGCGCCACCGGCTCCGGGAGTTCCTCGGCCGGCGGCTTCGGGCTGGTCGGGATGCGGGAGAGGGCCCGCAGCGTGGGTGGCACACTCGACGCGGGGCCACGGGCCGGAGGCGGCTTCGAGGTGACGGCGGTGCTGCCGCTCAGGGGTGCTCTGGAGGGGGCCGGATGA
- a CDS encoding response regulator transcription factor has protein sequence MTIRVLLADDQRLVRAAFAMLVESAGDMEVVGEAGTGREAVELARGSRADLIVMDIRMPDLDGIEATRLIAADPDLAGVKVLVLTTYDTDENIVEALRAGASGFLVKDTRPAEMLEAIRTVAAGESLLSPGPTARLIARLLSSPTATAPTSGGPECLSEREREVLMLVGRGLNNTEIGDALGLSPLTAKTHVSRIMGKLGARDRAQLVIVAYESGMVTPGTLPTRPAQ, from the coding sequence ATGACGATCCGCGTACTGCTGGCGGACGACCAGAGGCTCGTACGGGCCGCGTTCGCGATGCTCGTCGAGTCGGCGGGGGACATGGAGGTCGTGGGCGAGGCGGGCACCGGCCGGGAGGCGGTGGAACTGGCCCGGGGCTCGCGTGCGGACCTGATCGTGATGGACATCCGGATGCCGGACCTGGACGGCATCGAGGCGACCCGGCTGATCGCGGCGGATCCCGACCTGGCCGGGGTGAAGGTGCTGGTCCTCACGACCTACGACACCGACGAGAACATCGTGGAGGCGCTCCGGGCGGGGGCGTCGGGATTCCTGGTGAAGGACACCAGACCGGCGGAGATGCTGGAGGCGATCCGGACGGTGGCGGCGGGGGAGTCACTGCTGTCGCCGGGGCCGACGGCGCGGTTGATCGCACGGCTGCTGAGCAGCCCGACAGCCACGGCCCCCACGTCGGGCGGGCCGGAGTGCCTGTCCGAGCGGGAGCGGGAAGTGCTGATGCTGGTGGGCCGGGGACTCAACAACACCGAGATCGGCGACGCGCTGGGCTTGAGCCCGCTGACCGCGAAGACCCATGTCAGCCGGATCATGGGCAAGTTGGGGGCCAGGGACCGGGCACAGCTGGTGATCGTGGCGTACGAGTCCGGGATGGTTACACCCGGGACACTCCCGACGAGGCCCGCCCAGTAG
- a CDS encoding dihydrodipicolinate synthase family protein → MTVPAPLTGVVPPVCTPLTPDGEVDVPSLLSLVDHLLGAGVHGLFVLGTSSEAAYLTDGQRELVVRAVTDQVGGRLPVLAGVIDMTTPRVLEHVRAVTAAGADAVVATAPFYTRTHPAEIARHYRLLAAASELPVIAYDLPSGVHTKLPGEVVLELAAEGVLAGLKDSSGDLASFRDVLRGLRAHSDLTGFSALTGSELFVDSALAAGAHGAVPGLANVDPEGYVRLYQLCKAGDWVTARAEQDRLCGLFGMVKVGAPGRMGASSAALGAFKAALYLRGVITCPVTAEPQVGLSEGEVAEVGRFLAGAGLL, encoded by the coding sequence ATGACCGTCCCCGCCCCGCTGACCGGCGTCGTACCACCTGTGTGCACCCCGCTGACGCCGGACGGCGAGGTGGACGTCCCCTCGCTGCTCAGCCTCGTCGACCACCTGCTGGGAGCCGGGGTGCACGGGCTGTTCGTGCTCGGTACGTCGTCGGAGGCGGCGTATCTCACGGACGGGCAGCGGGAGTTGGTGGTGCGGGCGGTGACGGACCAGGTGGGCGGGCGGCTGCCGGTGCTGGCCGGGGTGATCGACATGACCACGCCGAGGGTCCTGGAGCATGTCCGGGCGGTGACGGCGGCGGGCGCGGACGCGGTGGTGGCGACGGCGCCCTTCTACACCCGCACCCACCCCGCCGAGATCGCCCGCCACTACCGCCTCCTCGCGGCGGCGAGCGAGCTCCCGGTCATCGCCTACGACCTCCCGAGCGGCGTCCACACCAAACTCCCCGGCGAGGTGGTGCTGGAACTGGCGGCGGAGGGGGTGCTGGCGGGCCTGAAGGACTCCAGCGGCGACCTGGCGTCATTCCGTGACGTGCTGCGGGGCCTACGGGCCCACTCCGACCTCACCGGCTTCTCGGCGTTGACCGGTTCCGAACTGTTCGTCGACTCGGCACTGGCGGCGGGCGCGCACGGGGCGGTGCCCGGCCTGGCGAACGTGGACCCGGAGGGCTACGTCCGCCTGTACCAACTCTGCAAGGCGGGCGACTGGGTCACGGCCCGGGCCGAACAGGACCGGTTGTGCGGGCTGTTCGGCATGGTGAAGGTCGGCGCCCCCGGGCGGATGGGGGCGTCATCGGCGGCACTGGGGGCGTTCAAGGCGGCGCTGTACCTGCGAGGGGTCATCACATGCCCGGTGACCGCTGAGCCTCAGGTGGGTTTGTCGGAGGGGGAGGTCGCGGAGGTGGGAAGGTTCCTGGCGGGGGCGGGGCTGTTGTAG
- a CDS encoding protein-tyrosine phosphatase family protein, producing MTGAEWEAGAGGVLRLPSGRLVRGRGLRHPLPPGAPNPSYGLYLLGNRPPPVPWESRWLRWPDFRLPADRADARDALAEVWERAAGERVEVACGGGRGRTGTALACLAVLDGVPPAEAVAYVRAHYHRGAVETPWQRRYVRRFRVVR from the coding sequence ATGACAGGGGCTGAGTGGGAGGCGGGTGCGGGCGGCGTCCTGCGGCTGCCGTCGGGGAGGCTGGTGCGCGGCCGGGGCCTGCGGCACCCCCTTCCGCCGGGGGCACCGAACCCCTCGTACGGCCTCTATCTCCTCGGGAACCGGCCCCCGCCCGTCCCCTGGGAGTCGCGCTGGCTGCGCTGGCCCGACTTCCGGCTGCCCGCCGATCGCGCGGACGCCCGCGACGCGCTCGCCGAGGTGTGGGAGCGGGCCGCGGGCGAGCGCGTCGAGGTCGCGTGCGGAGGCGGACGCGGGCGTACGGGGACGGCGCTGGCGTGTCTGGCCGTGCTGGACGGCGTACCGCCCGCCGAGGCCGTCGCGTACGTCCGTGCGCACTACCACCGGGGTGCGGTGGAGACGCCCTGGCAGCGGCGTTATGTGCGGCGGTTCAGGGTCGTCCGGTGA
- the bla gene encoding class A beta-lactamase: MTSVPAHASTHPGLRELEARHGARLGVFARDIATGRTVRHRADELFPMCSLFKTLASAAVLRDLDQGGEFLSRRLHYTDADLPKQGSDKTREHLADGMTIAELAEVAITFSDNGAGNLLLRELGGPTAVTRFARSLGDRVTRLDRWETELNSAEPWRITDTTSPYAIGRTYGRLVLGDALDRPDRALLTHWLRNNTTSGTRLRAGLPPTWTVADKTGGGSYGTNNNVGIAWTEDGTPLLLAVLTILPARDAARDDVLVRDTAALLAETLTGRP; this comes from the coding sequence ATGACGAGCGTGCCCGCGCACGCCTCCACGCACCCGGGCCTGCGCGAGCTGGAGGCTCGACACGGCGCCCGCCTGGGCGTGTTCGCCCGCGACATCGCCACCGGCAGGACCGTCCGCCACCGTGCCGACGAACTCTTCCCGATGTGCTCGCTGTTCAAGACGCTCGCGTCCGCCGCCGTCCTGCGAGACCTGGACCAGGGCGGCGAGTTCCTGTCACGCCGCCTCCACTACACGGACGCCGACCTGCCGAAGCAGGGCTCCGACAAGACGCGGGAGCACCTCGCCGACGGCATGACGATCGCCGAACTCGCCGAGGTGGCCATCACGTTCAGCGACAACGGTGCCGGCAACCTCCTCCTGCGTGAGCTCGGCGGCCCCACCGCCGTCACCCGCTTCGCCCGCTCCCTCGGCGACCGGGTGACCCGCCTGGACCGCTGGGAGACGGAACTCAACTCGGCCGAGCCATGGCGGATCACGGACACGACGAGCCCGTACGCGATCGGCCGGACGTACGGCCGACTGGTCCTCGGCGACGCCCTGGACCGCCCGGACCGCGCCCTCCTCACGCACTGGCTCCGCAACAACACCACGAGCGGCACCCGGCTGCGCGCCGGCCTGCCGCCGACGTGGACGGTCGCCGACAAGACGGGCGGCGGTTCCTACGGCACCAACAACAACGTGGGCATCGCCTGGACCGAGGACGGCACCCCGCTCCTGCTGGCCGTCCTGACGATCCTGCCCGCGCGGGACGCCGCCCGGGACGACGTACTGGTGCGCGACACGGCGGCCCTGCTGGCGGAAACGCTCACCGGACGACCCTGA
- a CDS encoding abortive phage infection protein, with protein MEKTWKAKGISRARFLTGVAGAAVLPAGVASATGRAAPHKGLARRGVVYTVGAGETPATAWSTARMCADLRVIRDGLHANTVDVTGDGVERLTATAAEAAELGLRVWLQPTLGDVPERDILEHLAETGRFAERLRRQGARVEFSVGCEFWLFVPGIIPGDTVFERIENLQGGNVDRAAMQRRLARFTAKAATLGRRVFHGRLSYASAPEIDQVDWNLFDIVGVDYYSYFPRRSDHVRELRQHLRHGKPLVITEFGTCAYAGAPEAGGMAWDIVDHGKNPEEIRDPVPVRSERVQAAYVADLLDVFASMNLYGAMVFEFLTADAPHRPGDPRHDLDLASYGITKAVQDRPGDPDPDWHREPKEAFHAVARAYGGARQRQ; from the coding sequence ATGGAGAAGACCTGGAAGGCCAAGGGGATCAGCCGGGCGCGGTTCCTCACAGGGGTGGCGGGGGCGGCGGTGCTGCCTGCGGGGGTGGCGTCGGCGACCGGACGGGCGGCGCCCCACAAGGGACTGGCCCGCCGCGGTGTCGTCTACACCGTCGGCGCGGGGGAGACGCCGGCCACCGCCTGGAGCACAGCCCGGATGTGCGCGGACCTCCGCGTGATCCGCGACGGCCTGCACGCGAACACCGTCGATGTCACCGGCGACGGCGTCGAACGCCTCACCGCCACCGCCGCCGAGGCCGCCGAACTCGGTCTGCGCGTCTGGCTCCAGCCCACCCTCGGTGACGTCCCGGAGCGGGACATCCTCGAACACCTCGCGGAGACGGGCCGGTTCGCGGAGCGGCTGCGGCGCCAGGGCGCGCGTGTCGAGTTCAGCGTGGGCTGTGAGTTCTGGCTGTTCGTGCCCGGGATCATCCCCGGGGACACGGTCTTCGAGCGCATCGAGAACCTCCAGGGCGGGAACGTCGACCGGGCCGCGATGCAGCGCCGCCTCGCCCGCTTCACCGCGAAGGCGGCGACGCTCGGCCGCAGGGTCTTCCACGGCCGCCTCAGCTACGCCTCCGCCCCCGAGATCGACCAGGTCGACTGGAACCTCTTCGACATCGTCGGCGTCGACTACTACTCCTACTTCCCCCGACGCTCCGACCACGTAAGGGAGTTGAGGCAGCATCTGCGCCACGGCAAGCCCCTCGTCATCACCGAGTTCGGCACCTGCGCCTATGCCGGCGCCCCCGAGGCGGGCGGCATGGCCTGGGACATCGTCGACCACGGCAAGAACCCCGAGGAGATCAGGGATCCGGTCCCGGTCCGCAGCGAACGCGTCCAAGCCGCCTATGTCGCCGACCTGTTGGACGTCTTCGCGTCGATGAACCTCTACGGCGCGATGGTCTTCGAGTTCCTCACCGCCGACGCCCCGCACCGCCCCGGCGACCCGCGCCACGACCTCGACCTGGCGAGCTACGGCATCACCAAGGCGGTCCAGGACCGCCCCGGCGACCCGGACCCGGACTGGCACCGGGAGCCGAAGGAGGCGTTCCACGCGGTGGCCCGGGCCTATGGCGGGGCGCGTCAGCGGCAGTAG